TTGTGGGCAGTGCACTTGTGAAAAGGATGGCTGCAGCATCTCCTGGTGAAATCGCTCAGGAGGCTGGTCGTTTTTGCGCTGAGTTGCGCCTCGCTGCTGATCAGCCTTAGTTGGATCTATCACGCTGATCGCATGAAAAAAAAACCGACGAAGATCGGGGTTGAAGGGTCTCGACCTGAGACAGAACGCTGGCGCTTACAGCGCCTGTGGCTGCATCACTCTTCGTCTTCGTCACTCCCACCAACAGGCGTCAAACGAATTTGTTTGCGGCCCAGTTTGATATCAAATTCATCCCCTGGATTGAGGTCAAGAAGGGCAGTGTAGGCCTTGCCGATCAACAAGTTGCCATTGCCTTGCACTGTGGCCACATAGCTGAGTTTGCGCCCACCCTTGCCGACACCGCCCACACCACCGACGCCAAGGTTGACGCCTTTGGCTTCCAGCAGCGCTTCATAGAAAGTGGTGAAATTCAAACGTTCGCCACCATCCTTTTTCGTGGAGACATAGCCACAGGCACGCACCAGATCAGACTTGCTGACATCACCTAGATCTTTGACTTTATTGAGAAGGTCGCCCCCAGTGAGCATCGCTTTCTTGAGAAATCAACCTTCACAACATAGCGTTTGTTCTAGCCGTTATGCCATCCTTTCTAGTGAAAAGTTCTTTGGTATTTCATCCTTCGCTATGGCACGTTTCGTCTTGTGGGGCACTTACTGTGAGGATGCTCTTGTGAAGCGTGCTCCCTATCGAGATGAGCACCTTGCTCGCCTCAAGGACCTTAAAGCGCAGGGAACGCTTGTCACGCTTGGTCCCACCGAAGGGAGTACCCACATATTTGGAATCTTCGAGGCGGACAACATCGCCTTCGTTCGCAAGCTTGTTGAGGATGATATTTACTGGAAGCAAGGTATCTGGACGGCTCTTGAGGTTTATCAATGGGTCCAGGCATTTTGAGCCTGCATCAGGATCCATTCGGCCACAAGCTGATCACCATCCGCCCCTAGAACGTCTGCATAACCGCTCATCTGGCCTCGCCCTTCACGGGCGATGGCTGCGATGGCATCCACCGTTGCGATGTCATCACGCTCGAGGGTCTTCAGCTTCAGATTTTTCCCACGGCGAATGATGTTGCCGCCGTTGATGTGGCATCCCGCGCAGTGCTGTTCGAACAACACTGCTCCTTGGCTAGAGCCTTCAAGGGCAGCGGGTGTGGCCTTGGCTGTCCCAAGGTTCAGCAGCAGCAGCAGAAACGCACCAACGCAGTACCGCAAGACATTCGTCAGCACAGGGATGTTGTGGCTTGGATCAGTCTGCTTGAGCAGCTCAAGCCTCCCTTCGGTAGCGCTGGATTAGGTCATCAGGGGAGCGGTAATCCTGCGGAAGTGAGGTGTGCAGTCTGTTCAGGTAATCCCAGCAGACCGTCCGGCGAATGGCATCCAGGTCGCGTCCATCCGCGACAAGGCGCCTGAGGGCCTGGCAGTAGGCGGAGAAGCCTGCTTCCAGATCGCCGATGGTGAGTTCCTTGGCTGCAGACGGCATGAAAGAGAACGTCAGGATCTTCTAACTTTTGCGCCTGTTCCTGAATTGGTCTGTTGTCAGGATCACTCTTGGAGCCGTGCAGTCGCTCGATGGCGGAACAGGATCTGATCCGTTTCCTCAGCAAAATCTCCCAACTTCAGTCTCTTGCGGATCGTGTCCAGCAGGACTCCGTCAGTCGTGAACAATTGGCGGCCTGTGCCGATCACAACCAGGTTGTGGAGTTGGCTCAATCCTGGGGCTTCGATATTGGTCGGCGTTGGGGAGAGCGTGACCATGGGCCGGGGGGGGAGACCAATCTGCTGGCGACTGCTTGTCCTCCTCCTGGTGAGGAATCAATGCATGTGTTGGCGTCGGCTGAGACGTGGAGATTGCTGCTGATTGCATCGAACGACTATCGATCCCCCAGCGGCGAATGGATGGACCAGTCCGACCATGAATGGGTGCTTGTTCTGCGGGGTAGTGCCTGTATCGCGCTGGAGAACCCTGATCGGATTGTGGATCTCAGTCCTGGGGATCATCTTTCGCTGTCGCCCCATCGGCGCCACCGGGTCGAGCGCACGGATGGCGACCCTGGAACGCTTTGGCTGGCCC
The Synechococcus sp. PROS-U-1 DNA segment above includes these coding regions:
- a CDS encoding AbrB family transcriptional regulator, yielding MLTGGDLLNKVKDLGDVSKSDLVRACGYVSTKKDGGERLNFTTFYEALLEAKGVNLGVGGVGGVGKGGRKLSYVATVQGNGNLLIGKAYTALLDLNPGDEFDIKLGRKQIRLTPVGGSDEDEE
- a CDS encoding YciI family protein translates to MARFVLWGTYCEDALVKRAPYRDEHLARLKDLKAQGTLVTLGPTEGSTHIFGIFEADNIAFVRKLVEDDIYWKQGIWTALEVYQWVQAF
- a CDS encoding c-type cytochrome yields the protein MLTNVLRYCVGAFLLLLLNLGTAKATPAALEGSSQGAVLFEQHCAGCHINGGNIIRRGKNLKLKTLERDDIATVDAIAAIAREGRGQMSGYADVLGADGDQLVAEWILMQAQNAWTH
- a CDS encoding DUF3136 domain-containing protein, translating into MPSAAKELTIGDLEAGFSAYCQALRRLVADGRDLDAIRRTVCWDYLNRLHTSLPQDYRSPDDLIQRYRREA
- a CDS encoding Nif11 domain/cupin domain-containing protein, with protein sequence MAEQDLIRFLSKISQLQSLADRVQQDSVSREQLAACADHNQVVELAQSWGFDIGRRWGERDHGPGGETNLLATACPPPGEESMHVLASAETWRLLLIASNDYRSPSGEWMDQSDHEWVLVLRGSACIALENPDRIVDLSPGDHLSLSPHRRHRVERTDGDPGTLWLALHWDEN